A window of the Henckelia pumila isolate YLH828 chromosome 3, ASM3356847v2, whole genome shotgun sequence genome harbors these coding sequences:
- the LOC140892767 gene encoding membrane-anchored ubiquitin-fold protein 3-like has translation MAGKPKPQPQPQTEPQPPQTQQIRFRIFDGTDICHGVYPLSTTIDTIKERLLAEWPQGKSSIPTSVDEIKLMHAGRYLVGGRTLGESRLRIVPGQVVTILAIVQPPEARQRTGDSPVDVNQR, from the exons ATGGCTGGAAAACCAAAACCACAACCGCAACCGCAAACGGAACCGCAACCgccgcaaactcaacaaattagGTTCAGAATTTTTGATGGAACGGATATATGTCATGGGGTCTACCCACTTTCAACTACCATTGATACTATAAAAGAAAGGCTTCTGGCAGAGTGGCCTCAAG GTAAATCGAGCATACCAACTTCCGTGGACGAAATAAAATTGATGCATGCTGGGCGTTATCTCGTGGGCGGAAGGACACTTGGTGAATCTAGATTACGTATCGTTCCCGGTCAAGTTGTTACAATTCTTGCAATTGTGCAACCTCCTGAAGCCAGACAGAGGACTGGTG atTCACCGGTGGATGTTAATCAACGATGA